The following nucleotide sequence is from Gracilimonas sp..
TCAAAGCAAAAGCAATAATCAGAAAACAAAAAAAACGTTTATTCATGTCGTAATGCGTGTACAGGGTCGTGTTGAGCGGCACGTTTGGCTGGGTAGTATCCGAATACTACACCAATGACAAGCGCTACACCGAATGAGATGAAAATGGAAATCGGGGTTACAATGGTCGCAATGTCTGCAGTAGCTTCGATGGCATAACTGAAAGCCATCCCTAAAATTATCCCAATAAAACCACCGGTAATACTAATGGTCAGTGCTTCGGTCAAAAACTGAAGCTCGATATCTTTTTTCTGAGCTCCCACGGCCATCCGCACTCCAATTTCGCGGTACCGTTCTACTACTGAGGCCAGCATAATATTCATAATACCAATTCCACCAACAATCAGTGAAATAGAAGCAATGGAGGAGAGCACGATGTTAAAAATTCGCTTGGTTCGTTGTTCCTGCTGCAGCAATTGCTCGGGTACGATAATCTCGAAATCAACTACATCATTATGGCGGCGTTGCAGCATTCGGGAAACAACATCAGCAATGGTAGCACTATACTTGGTGTCTGATACTTTTACAATGAGTTTATCCAGCTGGTTGTAATTCCCGTCTCCAGAGTTATTGTTACCCCCACCTGAACTGCTGATCATGGCTCCACCCATAAATACAATTGAGCGACTGCCACTTCCCTGCAAATCTTTACCCGTCAAAACTGCACGATTTTTAAATCTTAACAGCACGGTAGTTGCCGGTGAATAAATATCCAGATTGAAATTTCGGATGCCAAGATTCTCAATATTTTCTGTAGAAACTTCTTTCTTTTCGATTACCCCAATCACGGTAAGCCACAAATGTCCCACTTTTATTTTCTTACCAATCGGGCTCTCACCCGCAAAAAATCGGGTCTTTACGTCATATCCAATCACACACACAGGGTCTGCATTTTGAATTTGCAGATCGCTGAAATTACTTCCCTCTACAATGCCCAGATTTGAAATATCAAAATAGTCCTTATTTACCCCGATTAGTTTCCCGGTTCTGATACGAGCATCACGGATAAAAGAAGTTTCATACATAATCTCAGGGCTCAATTTTTCAACCTGAGGCACCAACCTTTTGATACTTTCCAGATCTTCAAGGTTCAAACCCGGAGAGAATTTTTTCTTTTCCTGTTTTGCTGCATTTTCATCTCCAACATTACCTTCCCGCTGCTCTACAACCGGTTGTACAATTACGTTATTGGTTCCCAAAAGCTCCATCTGCTGAAGCACTTCCTGTTGAGCACCCGTTCCTATAGCTAGCATGGCAATTACTGAAGAAACCCCAAAAATGATCCCCAAAGAGGTTAAAAAGGCGCGCAGCTTATTTCGCTGAATAGCTTCAAGAGCGATGTCAAAGTTGTAGAGTATTTTCTGCAGCACTAAATCAGCCTTTAGTTTGATGTAATTTCTTCTTCCAGATAGAGTCGCTCAATGTCTGCCGTATCTTGTGGCACAGACAAATAAATCACATCATCCATGGAAAGTCCGCGATGAACAATTACTTCGTTTTCATTCATCAGGCCAAGATCAACTTCTTGCATAACCGGATATAATCCATCTTTCTTAAATACAAAGCTGGTTGAATCCTTAACATGAATTGTTTCCAATGGGATAAACATTGCTTCCGGAACACGGTTTACAATTACACGATTACTGGTAGTCATAGCCGGGCGAAGCACACTGTCTGTTTCTGCTATCTCAACAATCACTTCATATACTTTGGAATCAGAATTAGGACGTTGCTCACCAATATTCGCTACACTGGTCACCTTTCCAACCAGGTTTTTATTAGGAATAGCATCCAGTCCAATTTCCACATTTTGATCTTTCACTATTTTCTGAACATCTACTTCATTCACATAAGTGATAGATTCCATCACCGAAAAATCGGGCAATTCAGCAACTGTAGGATTCCATGCACTGATGTCGGTGCCCTCCGTAACTTTACTCCCATCATAATTTCGTTTGTAGATTACCATCCCCTGAGCCGGAGCTTTAACCGTAAACTGCTGAAGTAATGTTCTGATTTTATTTACTTCGTTTTGCTCTTCCTGGAAATCTGCCTCCACTTCACTCATCTGAGCTTCCGCTTGCTTTACTTTGGTAACATAGTTCTTCTTTTCTTGTGCCAGTTGGCGACGAGCTTTATCCAAATCTATTTCCGCCTGACGTTGCACGGCCGGAGATTCATACTTAGACTGATCAACAGCAATTTGTCTCTCTTCCAGCGCATACTCGAGATTGATCAGATTATCACGCGCCTGCGAAAGGGTAAGCGTACTGTCTAAGGAAACCTGAGTAACCTGAGACTGAGCCTGTTGAAGCTCCAGCATGGCATCCTGTAGTCGCCCGGTAATCTCTGATCGATCCAATTCCGCCACAAAATCACCTTCCTTAACAATGGTGCCTTCCGGTATTAGCCGCTGAATCTTTAGATTAAATAACCGAATTTCACGAACTCCCTGAGGTCCGCGAATTTCCACCGATTGCTTAGCGCGTAATTCCCCGGTGGTTGTTACATCAACAACAAATTCTCCTTTTTTGGGGGTCGTTGTCAGCTCAACAGTTTCTGCTGACTCACCTCCAAATACAAACCAGGCTATCAGTGAAAACCCAATAATAATAGCTGGAATTAAATACTTTTTCTTCATGTGATAACTAAATTAGAAATGAGCAGAAATATACCCTTTTTACATATTGACGAATATACTATATAAATAGTTTTACAAGTACGCTAATGTATTGATTTTATTATCCTATTTCCCAGACCAATCCCGTAAAACCTCTTTTTTTATTTCAAATAGCCTTTATAGGTAAGCTAAGGCTTTAATTTTGACGACTCTCTCTTGCAAGAAAGAGAAACAAGCAGCTATTCTTCTACTAAAGTATTATCAACCAAACCCGTTTCAAGATCATAACTTTTGCCTGGTTGAGTATTATCCAGAATTTCTTTTGGATCATTATTCTCATCCACAATCACTACACGAGGCTTATGATCTTTTGCTTCCTCGGGGGTCATCTCAGCATAACTAATTACAATAATTCGATCCCCAACTTGTGTTAGCCTGGCTGCTGCACCATTCAGACAACAAACCCGGCTTCCTCTCTCTCCTGGAATGGTATATGTCTCTAGCCGGGAGCCATTCGTTATATTTAGCACCTGTACCTTTTCGTAGGGCAGAAGGTTAGCCGCATCCAGCAAATCCTGGTCAATGGTGATGCTTCCTTCATACATCAGGTTAGCTTCTGTTACTGCCATTTGGTGCAGTTTCGATTTAAACATCGTGATTTTCATCGTACTTCGCTCAGAGGTCTAAAATTATATTATCAATAAGGCGCGTTTTACCTAAGTAAGCTGCGCCGGCAAGGATGTATGTTGAACCGGGTTTTAGTTTTATAACCGGCTGCATATCATCCATGGAAAACACATTAAGATAATCATTTTTGAAGCCTTTCGCTTCCAGTTCATCCTGTTGATGTTTTAACAATAATCCCGGCTCATCCACTCCATCACGAATCTGTTTTTCCACATACTGTAGGGCTCGGTATAAACCAGGGGCTATTTTGCGTTCCTCGTCACTCAGGTAGGCATTTCGGCTACTGAGTGCAAGCCCGTCATTCGCCCGTGCAATGGGGGCAGCCACCAATTCAATATCGTGGTTAAATTCTTCCACCATTCTGGAAAGAATCTGAAACTGCTGTATATCTTTTTGTCCAAAAATAGCAATATCCGGCTCTATGATATTGAACAATTTATTCACCACCAGCACAATTCCTTCAAAAAAGCCCGGGCGGCTCCCTCCATCCATATGCTCATTCAGCTCATCTATATTAATGCTGAAGTATCTTTTTCCGGCTCCATACATGATGTTATCGTCAGGGGTGAAAACCACTGAAACTCCTTCATCTTTACAGGCTCTCAGGTCTTCCTCCATTTGCCTGGGATAGCTATCAAAATCCTCATTAGGGCCAAATTGTACAGGATTCACATAAATTGAAACCACTACTTCATCTGCTTTTTCCTTAGCCAGCCGGATCAAAGATAAATGGCCTGCATGTAATGCACCCATAGTGGGCACAAAAGCAATGGTTTTGCCCTGAGATTTCAGTTCAGCTACCTCAGAACGAATATCAGCTATAGAAGAAACTTGTTTCATGCTCAAATAAAAAGAGACGCCTGTTTTGGGGCGTCTCCAGATTTAGGAAATGAAAAGTTCATTGTTAAACAGAACGGTCTGTATCGAAATCTTCGAGAATCTCTTTGATGCGATTCAGGAAAGCTCCGCCATGTGCACCATCGATAATACGGTGGTCATAACTCATAGAGAGGAACATCATATGGCGGATTGCGATTACGTCACCTGCTTCCGTTTCCATTACAACCGGCCGTTTTTCGATAGCACCTGTTCCGATAATAGCTACCTGAGGCTGGTTAATAATGGGCGTTCCCATCAGGTTACCCACACTTCCGTAGTTAGTTAGGGTGATGGTTCCGCCCACTAAATCGTCCGGACTTAATTTCTTGCTTCGGGCTTTTTCAGCAACTTCATTCACTGAGTTTGCCAAGCCAACCAGGTTTTTCTCTTGTGCTTTCTTGATAACAGGTACAATTAAGCCACCTTCGCCTCCGGTACCCAGCGCTACGGCCAGTCCGAAATTAATATCTTTCTTAAGGTGAATTTCATCTTCAACAACCGAGCTGTTAATGAGAGGGAACTCCAGCATCGCGTTGATAATAGCTTCCACAAAGAGAGGGGTGAATGTCAGTTTAGTTCCTGTTTTCTCCTGGAACTTGGCTTTGTTCGCGTTTCTCCACCTTACCATGTTGGTAACATCTACTTCAGCGAAAGTAGTTACATGTGCTGACGTCTGCTTGGATCGAACCATGTGCTCAGCAATCATCTTACGCATGCGATCCATCTTGATGACTTCCACATCACCGGATGGGGAATGCTTCACATCCAGCTGACCAGCCGAAATAGATCCATCCGAAGATTTCGAAGCCGAAGAAGGCTTGCTTAGTCCGCCACCGGAAGGTGCCGCTTGTTTTTGCTGAGCCGGAGCTGATACTTTACCAGCTTTACGATCTTCAACATAGGCGAGAATATCTTTTTTAGAAACTCTTCCGCCTTGCCCGGAACCATCGATGTTTTCCAGTTCTTCCTGGCTAATTCCCTCTTCTTTGGCGATTGAGCGAACCAATGGAGAATAAAAACGTCCATCACTTCCAACGCGCTGTGGTTCAGATCCACCAGAAGTTCCGTTTGAAGATACTGCTGCCGGCTGGGATTCCTGCTTTTGCTCAGCTTTAGCTTCTTTTTTCTCTTCTTTTTTAGGAGCCGGTTTACTTGACAGTGATCCTGCCGAAGCGCCTTTGCCCGTTGCAATTACAGCAATAGTCTGTCCTACTTCAATGGTTTCATTTTCTTCAGCAAGAATTTCAACCAAAGTACCCGCGGCAGGAGATGGCACTTCACTATCAACTTTATCAGTAGAAATTTCGAGCAGGGTTTCATCTTCTTCGACTTTATCGCCAACCTGCTTCGACCAACCAATTACAGTTGCTTCAACTACAGACTCTCCCATCTGGGGCATCTGCACTTCAATTCGTTCGCCTTCATCACCGCCACCGGAAGCAGCAGGTACTTCTTCTTCCTGAGCTTCGGCTTCTTGCGGTTCTTCCTCTTCAGCCGTTTCTTCTGCTTTGGCTTCATCAGTTCCGCCCGAAGAAACATCTCCCGCAGCATCTTTATCCGTTTCAATAATAGCGATCGGTTTACCTACTTCAACTACATCTCCCTCTTCAGCAAGTACTTCGACAAGCACACCTGCTTCGGGTGAGGGCACCTCTGTATCCACCTTATCGGTGGCTACTTCAAGTAAAGTTTCATCCACTTCTACGGTGTCGCCAACATTTTTGGCCCACTCTATAACAGTGCCTTCCATTACCGATTCGCCCATTTGGGGCATGACCACTTCTACCTTCGCCATAAATTGTTTTGTTTTACTGCCTGTAAGGCGGTTTTAAGGAAAATTAAACGGACTCTAAAGTTCAGGATAATTCCAATTAGTTCAAAATAAGTATCGTTCCTTTAAAAATGAGAAAAGCGCTTTTTCAGGCATTCAGGGAATCTGGATTATTTTAACCCTGTTAAAATTCATTTCGTACTGAGAATGATTAAACAATCAAAGCCAGGAAAATTCCTTTAGCTACACATAAATTTAGTCTTCAAATAAAGCTTTGCTTTTCAAATACCCTAAATTCTGATGAATAACTTTAAAATTTCTCTCATCCCCAAACCATTTCATCGCTTCATCTTTACAGATGTTTGTAAGCTTTCTCAACATATACGCATGCCAACTGCTAAAAGGCCAGTCACTTAGGTTTTTGGTGAAGCCATGATGGACGGGATTATTATGAATGTAAGCAATGAGACTTACAAAGTAATCGTCAGAATCGATAAGCTTACGCCTGAAGTTTGGTATAAAAAGACTGCCTTTTCGGTTGTATTTTTTGTTATAGGCTTGAGTATAACCATTAAAAAGATGAGAGAATTGTCTGCTGAGTATATTAGACAACCCTCCAAGGGTTCCAAACCCTTGGAGGGTTGGGTCTTTTTTCTTCATTCTTACAAATTCCAACACCTCATCATTACTTTTTACCCGAACCATAAAATGTAAATGATTGGGCATCAGGCAATATGCGAAAGTATCAACAACGGGGTGCACGTGGTGGCTATACTTTTTTAAAAAGTAATTGTAATTTTCTTCGTTACGGAAGAGATTTTCGTCGCCATTAGCATGTGTCCATACATGATATGTATAACCCGGCTTAAATTGGATTTTCTTTTGTGACATGGTCCCCAAATTAGATACCTAACATTATTTGTAAGAGCATTTACACATACATTCCTTACAAACTTATTTTATATCACCTATCATATGAAGTGCAGAATTCAATGCCACTATTCGATATTCAATGTTCTTCGGGGTTTGTCCTCAGTTCTGATTTTATTAACTTCGCAAAGTTAGTCAATCAGCATAAATAAAAGTCTGGCGTTATGATATCGGAAGAATTACAGGAAATTATCGATGAAGCGGAAATCAATATGGATGAAGCCACCGCTTATTTCAAAAAAGAACTCTCTCATGTGCGAGCCGGTAAAGCGAACCCTGCATTGCTCGAAGGCATCAAAGTTGAATATTACGGTTCACAGACGCCGCTTCAGCAGCTGGCTAATGTGAGCGCCCCGGAAGCACGCCTTTTGGTTATCCAACCTTATGACAGATCCGGCATGGAAGATATTGAGAAGGCAATTATGTCGGCCGGGCTTGGACTTAATCCAAACAATGATGGTGAACGCATCCTGATTCCGCTTCCCGTGCTAACTGAGGAGCGACGCAAAGAGTTGGTTAAACATTCTAAGGACATTGCCGAAAAGGCAAAGATCAGTATCCGAAACACCCGCCGGGACGCCAACGATGCCATCAAAAAGAAGGTAGAAAGCGAATCCCTTTCAGAAGATTCAAAGTTTGAAGCTGAAGATGAGATCCAGAAGCTTACCGACAAATACACCGCCAAAGTTGACGAACTGCTCGAGAAAAAAGAACAAGAAATCATGACGGTTTAAAGAGATTCGGTTTTCGCATTGTGACATCTATGAAAAATCATACAGACTAGGAAAACATCGAAGGTTTCGGAAGAAGGCGTTATAAAGATGAATTTGTTCGATTCCTGATTTTTGCCCATTCTTCCTGCGATGAAACTATTTCACAATTAAACATGATCAGTGACATACACTTTTCTAAAGAACCATTGACTGGTTTGATTAATAAACATGATACTTTAGGCCGAAAATTGAACAGCTTTATTAAATATGTTGAAACAAGCTGGCAAACTTAAAACATACAATCCGCAACTCGCAACACACAGCCCGCAACCCATAAATGTATATATCCGAACTCGACCTTCAGGGATTTAAAAGCTTCGCTCACAAAACAAAGGTGAAGTTTGACAGCGGGATTACCTCTATTGTAGGCCCCAATGGCTGTGGTAAATCCAATATCGTGGATGCCCTGAGATGGGTTCTGGGTGAGCAGCGACCTTCTTTACTCCGCTCATCGGCAATGGCCAATGTAATTTTCAATGGTACGGCTCAAAAGAAGGCACTTGGGATGGCTGAGGTTTCGCTGACTTTTGTAAACGACAAAGGAATTCTTCCCATCGAGTATAGTGAAGTAACGATCACTCGTCGCCTGTACCGTTCAGGAGATAGCGAATACCTGATTAACAATACTTCCTGCAGGTTGAAAGATATCATGGAGCTCTTCATGGATACCGGGATGGGCTCAGATGCCTATTCGGTGATTGAGCTGAAAATGGTTGAGGAAATTCTGAATGACAAGAACAACGATCGGCGTCGGTTATTTGAGGAAGCGGCCGGTGTTACCAAATACAAAGATCAGCGTAAGAAGACGATTCGAAAACTGGAATCGACCCGTAAAGATTTACAGCGGGTTGATGATTTATTGGTTGAGCTAAGAAAGAAAGCCCGTTCACTCGAGATTCAGGCCGAAAAAGCGGAAAAGGCTAAAGTTTATAAAGATGAACTCGAAATTAAGGACAAGGCACTTACCCTGCACGAGTTCAATAAGATAAAATCAGAGCTTGAGCCCCTGAAAGAACGCATCACCAATGCGGATAAGGAGAAGAAGGAAATCGGCAAGGGTATGGAGGAGCTTGAAGAGGCTGATGAAAAAGCCCGGGCAGAACTCATCGAAAAGGAAAAACAGCAGGCTGAGGCTCAGCGCCGGGTAAGTCAGCTCCATAATGCTATCCGCGAAGCCGACACTAATCTCCGGATCACAAAAGAGAAAATTGAGAATGAGAAAAAGGTGATTGCCGAATATGGCAAGGATATTGAGCAGGGTAAAAAGGATTTAAAGGAACTGAATGAACTGCTTGATTCGAGCCGAAAGAAGCTGGAATCGTTTGATGATGATTTAGAGAAATCCGAAAAGGCACTCGAAGATTCAAAAAAGAAATACGGGCAAATTCAGCAGCAGTATAATCGTGAGCGATCTGAACTGTATGAAATTGAAGTGCAGATCAGTGCTACCAATAACGAGCTGAACCAACTTCAAACCAAGCGCATTAAAATTGAAAGTCGTCTTGAGAATACCGAAGGCGACCTGGAGCGCATCAACGATGAGATTGTAGATCTGAATGATGAGATCGACAATATGAATGGCGAACAAGGGCTGATCGAGAAAAAGCTGGAGAAGCTGGTTGTTGAACGGGATGAACTGGAAGAGCAATTGGAAACTGCACGGGAAAAGCGGGAGCAATTCGCGGAGAAGCAAAACGAGATTAAAGACGAACTCAGAACGCTTCAAAGTAAAAAAGAATCGCTGGAGTCTGAGATCCGGTTGATGAATGACCTTGCCAGCTCGAACGAAGCATTTCCGGGTAGTGTAAAATTCCTGATTGAAAATCACCGCTTTGATTTCAAAGACATGACTACCGTGTCAGAGATCTTCAATACCGATGAAAAACATGCGGTGGCTCTTGAGGCCGTTCTGGGTGATGTGCTGAACTTCGTAGTCGTAAAAACACTGGAAGAAGCCAAACAAGCAGCAAAAATCCTGAAGGAAAATGACAAAGGCCGAGCGACCTTCATTCCACTAGATCAACTTTCTGCAACCTACCCTGTTAAAGATGGCAGCCTGTTTGATGAAGTGAAATCCAAGCGGGAATACTCAGCTCTAAAACAGCTATTGCTGGGTAATGCCAAAGTTTTTGATTCGGTGGAAGACGCTTATTCCGCCACCAAAAAAGATGATGAGCTGGTTGGCGTTACTTTTGATGGAGAGGTGGTAACCAACTCCCGGTTCTTCCAAAGCGGAAGCAAGAGTAAAAATGCCGGAATTCGTGTCGGGCTGAAAGACAAAATTGAGAAGCTCGAAAAAGAAGAAGCCAAGACCACCAAAGAAATCTCCAAGCTGGAAGACTACCTTCAGCAGATCGTAGAAAAATACGAGAAGTTGGATATTGGCGAGCTTAGCAAATCTCTTAAGGAAAAAGAGCAGGAAGTCCGCCGGCTGGAACAGCAACAGCACAGTTTAAGTTCAAAAATCCAGGTCTATCAGAAGAATATTGGTGAACTGGTCAATCGCAAAGACAACCTGAAAAGCAGTGAGGGCACCGCTCAGGAAGAACTCGACTCCATTCAGCCCAAACAAAAGGAATTACAGCAAAAAATGCTGGAACTGGATGAGAAGCAGCAGGAGAAAAAAGACCTCCTCGAAACACTGGAAGATGAGCGCTCCATAGCCCAAACCCGCTACAATGACACTCAGCTCAAACATCAGGACCTTCGCAACAAAGTAGACAACCTGGAACGGGAAGTTCAACGAGCTGAAACCGGTATTGAGAATGTGGAAAAGCGCATCAAGAACCGAACCTCGATGACCGAAGAGAGTAAGGAAGAAATTGACACGCTCAGTTCACGGATCAAAGAGTTACAATCCAGTATCGAAAAAAATGCGGAAGCCAAAAAAGAGGCTGATGAAGAACTCGAAAAGGCCGAAGAAGCTGCCGCCAAACAGCGGGGTAAAATCAATGAAATTGAGAAGGAGCTGAAGGAAGTCCGCCGCCGCAAAGAGGTGAATATGGAGTTGGTTCACCACCTGGATATGGCTCGTGAGAAAATGGAGATGCAGAGTCAGGCTCTATCAGATCATATCTGGGAAACCTATGGTATCCTGATGAAGCAGATTGAAGGTGCTGAAATGCCTGAGGATAAAACACCGGAAGAAGTTAAAGAACGTATCAGCTGGCTGAAGCAGAAATTGAACAGCATCGGTGAAGTGAATCCGCTGGCGATCGAAGAATATAAAGAAGAAAAGGAGCGGCTGGATTTCTACGAAGAGCAAATTCAGGATCTGGAAGAAGCCGAGGAGCAGCTACTCGAAACCATCGATGAGATCAACGAAACGGCTACCGAGCGCTTCAATAAAACGTTTGAAAGAATTCGGGTAAACTTTCAGAAGGTATTTAAAACGCTTTTTGAAGCCGATGACTACTGTGATTTGCTTATTGAGCAGGATGTAGAAGACCCGCTGGAAGCCCGCATCGAAATCAAGGCTCAGCCTCGCGGTAAACGCCCATCTGGTATTTCACAGCTTTCCGGTGGAGAAAAAACGCTGACGGCTATCGCCCTGCTTTTTGCTATATATCTGGTAAAGCCCTCTCCGTTTTGTGTTTTGGATGAGGTAGACGCTCCTTTGGATGATGCCAATATTGAGCGGTTTGCCAAAATGATCAAAGAATTCAGTGAAGACACCCAGTTTATCATCATCACGCATAACAAAAAGACCATGAGCAAGGCCGAGATGATGTATGGCGTGACTATGCCTACTACCGGTGTAAGTCGCTTGGTGGGCGTGAAGCTTGATGAAGTGGAAGATGTGCTCTAAGAATATTCAATAATGAACATTCAACATGGAATGTTGAAGTTTAGTTGGTTTGCAGCAGATTGCTAATTCTAACTCCGTACCTAGCTCCGATCGCTCTGCGTCGGTGCGAGTTTTCGACAGGTTCTTTAAAAATGCTTCCAAAACAATATATTTCCGTCATCATCATTTCCTGAAATAACAAAATAGTTATGAAATCTCTCATTCCGGTTTTTCTGATTTTATCGTTTCTTCTAATCTCCTGTCAGTCTGAAAAAAAGCAGCCTGATTTTGATTCTCTACCAATTTCGGCTCAAACTATTTCTTTACTGGGGGATACACTGAAGACTGATATTCAGGCTATTCCTCAGCAATATTTAATCCGGATTGATTCGTTGAGTAAGCTTTCTTTTCAGGAAGATCGCATACTAGACCATATGATTTGGGAAGCCCGTAAAACAGCCTATGCGGGAGATTACCGGCAGGCAGTTCAGCTATTTACGGATGCGATCAACGAATTTCCCGAAGAGCCCAGATTGTACCGCCACCGTGGTCACCGATACATCACGCTCCGGGCATTTGATTTGGCAATTAATGACTTTCAGCGAGCCGCACGACTTTTTGAAGGGGAGGAAGACCTCACCGAAAAAGATGGCTTACCCAATGATCAGGATATCCCTTTAAGCACTCTTCAAACTAACACTTGGTACCATCTTGGCCTGGCCCATTACCTTAAAGGTGAATATGAGCAAGCTAATCTGGCTTATGAAAACGGGCTTCAGGTTGCCCTAAATACCGACATGCAGGTAGCGTTTCTTTACTGGAAGTACATGTCCCTAAGAAAATCCGGGAAAGACACCGAAGCTGGCAAATTATTGGAACAGATTTCACCGGACATGAGTCTGATTGAGAACACCAGTTATCACGAGTTACTTTTGGTTTTCAAAGGTGTTTTCTCTCCCGATCAAATCTTATCGGAAGAAAATTCAGAACTTGATAACGCTACTCTGGGATACGGGCTTGGATTCTGGCACCATATAAATGGCAGAACCGAACGGGCAGAGCAAATCTGGCAGCGGGTTTATGATGCCGGCAACTGGGCTGCATTCGGCTATATTGCCAGCGAGGCTGAATTAGCCCTTAAAAATTAATGGGCTGGTTTATTGGCATATCAGGCAATAATCAAACCTTAAAAACCCCGCTTCAATCTCTTTCTTCAAATCATGATTTCTGTACTGAATTCGGGTCTTTTTATTTAGTCGGCGGAGGCATCACAGAAACGATACACTTTCACGAAGATGCTTCATCGAACTCAGGCTGGATAGCTTCAGGAGTTGGTATTTCTGCCGGAGAGAATCCGAAATTATTTAATCAAGCTGACTGGAAACAGGCAGTCCAAAATGAAGCCAGCTATTTGCACCAGCTCAATGGCCATTTTGCGGTTTGCAGATGGGATGAAAATCAGACTGAACTGATTACTGATCAACTGGGAATGCGGAATGTTTATATCCACAAGGCAAAAGACTTTGTTCTCTTCTCTACCAGGCTCGATTGGATGATGAAGCTCGTTCCGGAGGCCTCCATAAATTGGAAGAAGTTTGGGAGTCGCTGGCTGGCTATTAATCAGTTTTCACAGGAAAGCTTTATAAATGGAATTGAGCGGCTTTCGCAAAGTGGGCATGCTATCATCAATTCCAGAGAAGTTGAGGTTTCCAATCAGCGATGGAACTATAACACCCGGGAAGTTACTTCACAGAACTTCATAGACTCATTATCAAGCTTTAGCACGCTTCCACTAAAAAACGGACTTCCGGTTTCATTAGGTTTATCAGGCGGGCTTGATTCCCGCACTCTTTTTGCAATTCTTCTTCAGCAATCCAAATCGAACTGGACTACTCATACTTTTGGTGAAACAAACCATCCGGATTTAGAAACTGCGACTTTGCTAAGCCAGCTTTACGATAAAAAGCATTATGTTTTTCGAGAGGCGGTTCCTGAAGCTAAAGACATCGAAGGGTTTCTTCCTGATTTTATTGGGCAAACCATCCTCACCTCAACTCCTTCGCATTATGTTGGATTTCAAGCCTATAAAAAAATTCAGGAACTGGGGCTAGCCGTTATTGATGGGGGGTTTGGAGAAATTGCCAGGCGCCGTTTCATGAACAGCCTTCTTTTAAGAGCCAGGACAGCTTTAATTAAAAAAGATGTTTCGGCTCTGAT
It contains:
- a CDS encoding ABC transporter permease, with the translated sequence MLQKILYNFDIALEAIQRNKLRAFLTSLGIIFGVSSVIAMLAIGTGAQQEVLQQMELLGTNNVIVQPVVEQREGNVGDENAAKQEKKKFSPGLNLEDLESIKRLVPQVEKLSPEIMYETSFIRDARIRTGKLIGVNKDYFDISNLGIVEGSNFSDLQIQNADPVCVIGYDVKTRFFAGESPIGKKIKVGHLWLTVIGVIEKKEVSTENIENLGIRNFNLDIYSPATTVLLRFKNRAVLTGKDLQGSGSRSIVFMGGAMISSSGGGNNNSGDGNYNQLDKLIVKVSDTKYSATIADVVSRMLQRRHNDVVDFEIIVPEQLLQQEQRTKRIFNIVLSSIASISLIVGGIGIMNIMLASVVERYREIGVRMAVGAQKKDIELQFLTEALTISITGGFIGIILGMAFSYAIEATADIATIVTPISIFISFGVALVIGVVFGYYPAKRAAQHDPVHALRHE
- a CDS encoding efflux RND transporter periplasmic adaptor subunit encodes the protein MKKKYLIPAIIIGFSLIAWFVFGGESAETVELTTTPKKGEFVVDVTTTGELRAKQSVEIRGPQGVREIRLFNLKIQRLIPEGTIVKEGDFVAELDRSEITGRLQDAMLELQQAQSQVTQVSLDSTLTLSQARDNLINLEYALEERQIAVDQSKYESPAVQRQAEIDLDKARRQLAQEKKNYVTKVKQAEAQMSEVEADFQEEQNEVNKIRTLLQQFTVKAPAQGMVIYKRNYDGSKVTEGTDISAWNPTVAELPDFSVMESITYVNEVDVQKIVKDQNVEIGLDAIPNKNLVGKVTSVANIGEQRPNSDSKVYEVIVEIAETDSVLRPAMTTSNRVIVNRVPEAMFIPLETIHVKDSTSFVFKKDGLYPVMQEVDLGLMNENEVIVHRGLSMDDVIYLSVPQDTADIERLYLEEEITSN
- the panD gene encoding aspartate 1-decarboxylase translates to MKITMFKSKLHQMAVTEANLMYEGSITIDQDLLDAANLLPYEKVQVLNITNGSRLETYTIPGERGSRVCCLNGAAARLTQVGDRIIVISYAEMTPEEAKDHKPRVVIVDENNDPKEILDNTQPGKSYDLETGLVDNTLVEE
- the panC gene encoding pantoate--beta-alanine ligase; amino-acid sequence: MKQVSSIADIRSEVAELKSQGKTIAFVPTMGALHAGHLSLIRLAKEKADEVVVSIYVNPVQFGPNEDFDSYPRQMEEDLRACKDEGVSVVFTPDDNIMYGAGKRYFSINIDELNEHMDGGSRPGFFEGIVLVVNKLFNIIEPDIAIFGQKDIQQFQILSRMVEEFNHDIELVAAPIARANDGLALSSRNAYLSDEERKIAPGLYRALQYVEKQIRDGVDEPGLLLKHQQDELEAKGFKNDYLNVFSMDDMQPVIKLKPGSTYILAGAAYLGKTRLIDNIILDL
- the sucB gene encoding 2-oxoglutarate dehydrogenase, E2 component, dihydrolipoamide succinyltransferase, with product MAKVEVVMPQMGESVMEGTVIEWAKNVGDTVEVDETLLEVATDKVDTEVPSPEAGVLVEVLAEEGDVVEVGKPIAIIETDKDAAGDVSSGGTDEAKAEETAEEEEPQEAEAQEEEVPAASGGGDEGERIEVQMPQMGESVVEATVIGWSKQVGDKVEEDETLLEISTDKVDSEVPSPAAGTLVEILAEENETIEVGQTIAVIATGKGASAGSLSSKPAPKKEEKKEAKAEQKQESQPAAVSSNGTSGGSEPQRVGSDGRFYSPLVRSIAKEEGISQEELENIDGSGQGGRVSKKDILAYVEDRKAGKVSAPAQQKQAAPSGGGLSKPSSASKSSDGSISAGQLDVKHSPSGDVEVIKMDRMRKMIAEHMVRSKQTSAHVTTFAEVDVTNMVRWRNANKAKFQEKTGTKLTFTPLFVEAIINAMLEFPLINSSVVEDEIHLKKDINFGLAVALGTGGEGGLIVPVIKKAQEKNLVGLANSVNEVAEKARSKKLSPDDLVGGTITLTNYGSVGNLMGTPIINQPQVAIIGTGAIEKRPVVMETEAGDVIAIRHMMFLSMSYDHRIIDGAHGGAFLNRIKEILEDFDTDRSV